TTTGTTGAAACAGCACTCGCCGCAGATCGGCTTCCTCAATATCAAGACGCTGGGCAATGCCCGGCAGATACCACACCGGATCAATCGCCGCCTTGGTAACCACGAGACTGCCATCCGCCTTCAGCAAGGTGCCATCTGCCACAATGCGGCCGGCATCAATTTCGCTCTGGAGCTCAGGAATATTGATATGGGCTTTGGTGATGGCAATGGTGGGCAAAATGTCGTAGTCTTCCGATGTCATATCCCGAAAGACCTCACTGACCAAGCCTCCTAGGGGATCGAGGGAGACAATTTTGCTGGGGTCGCTCCAACTGGGATAGGGGCCAATGTGCACCACGGGTGAGGTGTTGGTGAGATCGGCGCGATGGGCTGGATTGAGGACACCGCTGGCCACGGCTAAAGCTCGATACACGCCATAGGAGCCCGCATGGGTACCAATGACATTGCGATAGGCCAAACTGCGGGGAGAACCAATCACCGGCCCGCGAGCTTGAGGATCAACGGCTCCCCACTCAATGGGAATGCGTTTAGTGCTAGCGCGATGGGAATGGGAGGTGAGAATGATGTGCTTCGGCTTCTGCGGGTTATTCACCATATCGATCCATCCGAGTGAGGGGAAAGGTTGTAGTGTATTCTAGTCAGAACCCATAGAAATGCTTCAGGGGTGACAGAAAGCCACAGGTGGGGCGGTTCGAGTGACTCCGTCGCGATACCTCGATCACTGAAGCGGGGGCGATCGCTCTGGCGTCCAAACCATGGGGGCTGGTCTGTCCGGCGCAGGGGATCATCTATTCGATATCTACCACCATACATCGGGATTCATGGCAGCAGAGGTTCATGTGATTACGCATCCACTGGTTCAGCACAAGCTCTCGCTTCTGCGCCACGTGGACACCCATACCCAAGACTTCCGCAAGTTGCTGAAAGAGGTGGCCATGCTGCTAGCCTACGAGGTGACGCGGGATCTTCCCCTCAAGTATGTCCCTATCCAAACGCCTCTCACCACCATGGATGCGCCCATGCTGGCTGCGGATAAAAAAATGGCGATTATCTCTATCATGCGGGCCGGGCAGGGGCTGCTGGATGGCATGTTGGAGCTGATCCCTACAGCCAAGGTGGGGCATATCGGTCTATACCGACAGCCTAGCTCCCTGATGGCGGTGGAATATTACTTCAAGCTGCCCACGGATATTGAGCAGCGGGATATGTTGGTGGTGGATCCAATGCTGGCGACGGGCAACTCGGCGGTGGCGGCGGTGGATCGGCTCAAGGAAGCGGGGCCGCTCTCTATTAAGTTTGTCTGTCTGCTCGCGGCTCCCGAGGGCATCGCCCATTTCCATAGCGAACATCCCGACGTGCCCATCTACACCGCCTCCGTGGATGACCATCTCGACGCCCAAGGCTACATTCTGCCAGGGCTAGGGGATGCGGGCGATCGCCTCTATGGAACGCGCTAGGAGAACGTAACGACTGGGGCATTTCGACTGCGCTCAAGGCCCCAATCCTGATCAGAAGAGGGTTGAGCGGAGCCGAAACCCGGCAGCTTTCATTGACTTGAGTTCACCCACTAGGAGGAGTGATGGCAACCGAGGCTGACACCCTTGCCTATCTAAGATCTACAGCGGCCATTCGCGATCGTTGTGGCCAACTGTTTGACCTGGCCTGTGCCGATCAGCTCAGCCATTTTCGCTGCGACCTGACTCGCCTCAACGCCACCGCCGACTACGTCATCCAGGTGATTGAGGCCAACTATCCCGATTGGGCTGTGCCCTTCCACAGTCGCTGGCGGCATTTTGAAAGCGGCGATCGCGATCGCCTGGCCCACCTCCGCCAGCAGGTAGGAACGATCGATCCCCTCGAATGGGCCCGTATCCAGTTCGACCTAGCGATCACCAGTGTGTTGCTGGATGCCGGAGCTGGAGCCACCTGGCAGTTTTCCGAACCGGGTACGGACGAGGTCTACCAACGCTCAGAAGGGCTAGCGATCGCCAGCTTTTATGCCTTCACCGCCGGCACAATGTCCAGCAATGCCCAGCAGCCGCTCCAAGCCGACGCCCAAGGTCTCCAGCAATTCACCCCCGATCGCCTAGCCGCTGCCTTCCAGGTGAGCGATCGCAATCCCTTAGTAGGACTAGAGGGACGGGCGGGCCTGCTGCAAACCCTCGGGCGATCGCTGCATCGCTATCCCCATCTGTTTGGTCAAGAAAGCCCCCGGTTGGGTAACTTGGTGGATGCCCTCCTACCCCAAGTGGTCGATCAGTGCCTACCGGCCACCGCCGTCTTCGATGTTGTCCTAGAGGGGTTGAGCGACATCTGGCCCGGCCGGGGGGCGATCGCCCAGGTCAACTTAGGCGACGTCTGGCCCCATCCCCGCCTGCCCGATGGCGACCTGGGATCGCAACTGGTGCCCTTCCATAAACTCTCCCAGTGGCTCACCTATTCTCTGCTGGAGCCGCTACAGAGCCTAGGCATCACCATCACCGATCTCGATGCCCTCACCGGTCTGGCGGAATATCGTAACGGTGGCCTCTGTGTGGATCTGGGCCTGCTGCAGCCGAAACATGCGGGAGTGTTAAGCGATCGCCATCGACCAGGCTCAGAGGTGATTGTCGAATGGCGGGCGCTGACCGTGGTTTTGCTGGATCAGATTGCCGCAGCCATTCGCCAAAACCGCCAGCAAGATGCCACCCAGCTCCCCCTGGTGAAAATTCTCGAAGGCGGCACGTGGGCAGCCGGACGACGCATCGCAGCCGAGCTACGGGATGGCTCCCCACCCCTTCAGATTCAAAGCGATGGCACCGTGTTTTAGTATAAAACGTTCGAGTCGGCTAACTAGATGTAGCACTCGCGCCGTGGGAGAAGCCTACATCGTATGCTTGGCAGCGGCGTCAGGCGTAGGTCACGCCTTCGGTGCGTTGCGATAGTACGAGTCGGGATGGGCCTTGATCGAGAAGGTCAACACCGTTTCATCCACCCCCTTGAGCTTCAGCGGGCTGCATTTGGTAGCAGCATCGTCTTCCAGCTCCAGATAGTCGGCCACGGCGGCAGAAATCAGAATAGAGTCGGGGGTGGCGGCTTCTTGAATGCGGGCGGCAATGTTCACGCTGGGGCCGATCGCCGTGTAGTCCGATCGCTCGGCACCACCAAACATGCCCACCACCGCCGTGCCTTGGTGAATGCCGCAGCGGAACTGCACCTTGCCAATGCCCTGCTCCTGCCATCGGGCATTCAGCACTTCCAGGGACGCATACATCTGACGAGCCGCAGCGATCGCTCGATGCACCTGCTCACTGGGCGGTAGCTCTTCCGGCGCACCAAAAATCGCCAAAATCGCATCTCCCATAAATTTATCCACCGTGCCCCCATGGTCAAAAATGGCATGGGTCATTTCCGTGAGATATTCATTCAGCAGTTCCGACACCCGCCGCGATCGCAAGGTGTTGGACAACTGGGTGAAGCCAATGATGTCACTAAACAAAATGGTCCCCAGTTTAGGCTCGGGGCGCAGATCAAGCAGCAAATCACCCTGGGCCGCCTTTTTCACTAAGGACGGTGGCAAGAACCGCTGCAGGACAGACTCGGTGAGATAGCGATTGAGTTCTTCCACCCGCCGCTCATTGGCCTTGAGCGCCAGCAGATTGCGTACATCGGCTAACAGTTCGCGATCGTTGAACGGTTTGGACAAATAGGCATCAGCGCCCTGCTCCACCCCTTCAATACGGGTGTCTTCATCGGCACGGGCGGTAAGCAAGATCACCGGAATCCCCTTGAGGGCTTCGTCTTGGCGCAGCTGCTTAATCATCTCCAGCCCAGACACCATGGGCATCATCAGATCTGTGAGGATCAACTGCGGCTGATAGGTTTGGGCAAGCTGGAAACCTTCCGCCCCATTCCGAGCCGTCACCACCCGGTAGCTGGCGTTGCGCAAAATATCCGAGACATATTGCCGGAGATCGGGGTTGTCATCCACCACAAGAATCGTGGGCGCAGTGTCGCCTTCCGGCCCCTCGGGCAAGATGCCCAGAACTTCGCCAACCTGCCCCTCGCCGTCCCCAGGGCGATCGGTGGCATGGATTTCGATATCCGCCAGTTCCACCACCGCGCGGCTCGACTCCATTTCAATGGGCACTTCAATCACCTGATCCGGCGGCAGATGGGAAATACCCGTTTGCAGCCACACCGTAAACGTACTGCCCTTGCTATATTCCGACTCGACAGAAAGATTCCCGCCGTGCATTTCCACCAATTTCTTGACCAAAGCCAGACCCAGGCCACTGCCCTCATACTTACGGTTGGCAGACCCATCCGCCTGGCGAAAACGGTCAAACAAATGGGAAATTTGATCAGGACGAATGCCAATGCCGGTGTCGCGCACCTGCAGCAGACAGTGATCGTTGGCCGATCGCAGACTGACCACAATACTGCCCCCAGCCGGGGTAAACTTCATGGCGTTCGACAAG
The nucleotide sequence above comes from Candidatus Obscuribacterales bacterium. Encoded proteins:
- the upp gene encoding uracil phosphoribosyltransferase, whose amino-acid sequence is MGAGLSGAGDHLFDIYHHTSGFMAAEVHVITHPLVQHKLSLLRHVDTHTQDFRKLLKEVAMLLAYEVTRDLPLKYVPIQTPLTTMDAPMLAADKKMAIISIMRAGQGLLDGMLELIPTAKVGHIGLYRQPSSLMAVEYYFKLPTDIEQRDMLVVDPMLATGNSAVAAVDRLKEAGPLSIKFVCLLAAPEGIAHFHSEHPDVPIYTASVDDHLDAQGYILPGLGDAGDRLYGTR
- a CDS encoding URC4/urg3 family protein, encoding MATEADTLAYLRSTAAIRDRCGQLFDLACADQLSHFRCDLTRLNATADYVIQVIEANYPDWAVPFHSRWRHFESGDRDRLAHLRQQVGTIDPLEWARIQFDLAITSVLLDAGAGATWQFSEPGTDEVYQRSEGLAIASFYAFTAGTMSSNAQQPLQADAQGLQQFTPDRLAAAFQVSDRNPLVGLEGRAGLLQTLGRSLHRYPHLFGQESPRLGNLVDALLPQVVDQCLPATAVFDVVLEGLSDIWPGRGAIAQVNLGDVWPHPRLPDGDLGSQLVPFHKLSQWLTYSLLEPLQSLGITITDLDALTGLAEYRNGGLCVDLGLLQPKHAGVLSDRHRPGSEVIVEWRALTVVLLDQIAAAIRQNRQQDATQLPLVKILEGGTWAAGRRIAAELRDGSPPLQIQSDGTVF